The DNA window AGGCAGCGCTTGGATGACATGTGATATGTCTATTATCTATTTGTGAAATAAATGCTGATTTATCTGATTAAAAGTCATAAAATTTCAATTCTGGATACAAGTGGATAGATATGAACCATAGTATTTAGTGAATCTTAGTTGAAAGATTTAAACTTAAGAAACCATCAAGAACGATTTTCTCGGACTAAAAATTCCAATGAATTGATATGACACACGAACTGACTTCAAAAAACCAAACATTTTCATCTTGATTGAACTGATTTAACAGGATGCTGAGGATAAAGACATTGGCTCTGCTTCAGACACATATATCACATTGTCCTTTAGTAGTTCGGAGAGTTCATCAACTGGCCTCCatcaaacatgtgtgtgtgctcCCTGAGAGGAGGCGTCAGGGTCTACTTTACCCCTTTAGCAGTCTGGAGGAGCACCTGTCCTCACAGGTCAGTCAGGAAGAATTCAAGATATTTCATCCCAGCTTGGAGGAACTCCGTCAGGCAGAGACACTGTTCACTCCCTCCTCTAAACACAGTATCGACTACTCTACCTCTGCAGTCCGGATAGACCATGTACCTCTTCTTAAACAGCCTGAGGTATGATAAGATTGTCTTTAATCATCATTTGAAATATGATTTCAGTTTACATCTGGGttgtttattttagcattttaattcatttagattgctttatatatatgactattacatttataatattaattttaaatcatttgaagtGGTGACAACTACTGCACTAGACATTTCACACTGTGTCTCAGGTTTGCTTGTGTGCATTGCAGGTGTGTTTTATGGGCAGAAGTAACGTGGGAAAGTCTTCTCTCATACGTGCCTTGTTCTCTCTTGTGCCGGAGGTAGATGTGCGAGTCTCTAAAACTCCAGTGAGTCTGTATGTCATGGATGTTCTCTGCCGTTCTGTCCTGCATGGTCAGAgataaatactttattttcataCAGGGCCACACCAAAAAACTAAATTTCTTCACTGTGGGAAAGGCGTTTACCCTTGTCGACATGCCAGGGTATGGACACAAGGCCCCAAAGGACTTTGTAGAGATGGTTGAACCGTACCTTCAAGGGCGTCACAAGTAGGTTGAAGTTGATACTGTTTTGTTTTAGCTCACAATATTTctttttgcatgcttgtttttgAGTTTAGAAAGTAGTAGATGATAAAGTTTgtgtcagatatatatatatatatatatatatatatatatatatatatatatatatatatatatatatatgagtgacAGAATTcatagtttttctttctcttcgaTTCTCTCATCTATGTGTCTCTAGTCTGGCGAGGACGTTCTTGCTGGTGGATGGAGGTGCAGGTCTGCAGAAGGTGGATTTGGTTGCTGTGGAGATGTGTGAGGAGTTCAATTTGCCTTACGTGGTGAGTGTTTGTCTCATGCTCTTATTGGGATTGTTCAGAAGGGGGCATCAGAGTATTAAATGCTGTTTTCAACATCTCAGTctagaacagtggttctcaaccagaggCCCTCAGCATGATgacttaaaacaagacaaaataaagcatttaatataaactaaaactatgtgtgtatgtatgtatatatatatatatatatatatatatatatatatatatatatatatatatatatatatatatatatacaaaaacttttttttttttacctcgtcAACAATTCTTGTTTTATTGAAGAACCAGAGTTACCACTCtgtagaaaaatgttaatatatgaGGTAGCCTGAtcttaaaagtgtgatttctACAACTTTTACTAAAATATACTAGTGTACTTTTTACAGTGAGAGAAAGTACCTTGTCATTGtgctgaggcgtctgtctttacTGTGGCAGCAGATGTAGAGACAACAGTCACTGACTACACAGTCTGGAGGGGAGAAAAACTGATCTGTTTCCATATCTTGTAAAATACCCATTATAGTGTGAACTAAGCCAAAAgtactttttcattttaaatgttaatgccTCTTTGACTTTTTCAAATGCACAATATTATTGTCTCTTCATTTGAAAGAATACATTATGtattctacatatatatatatatatatatatatatatatatatatatatatatatatatatatatatatatatatatatatatatatatatatttgtatgtgtgtgtgtgtaagatggCAGAAAATAACATGTTTTACCTCTCTGTCATGTTTTAGCTGGTGGTAACTAAAATAGACAGAACCCGTCATGGCGCTTTGCTGGCTCTTACCCTACAACTTCGGGACTTTATCAAA is part of the Carassius gibelio isolate Cgi1373 ecotype wild population from Czech Republic chromosome B24, carGib1.2-hapl.c, whole genome shotgun sequence genome and encodes:
- the LOC128013655 gene encoding GTP-binding protein 8-like: MLRIKTLALLQTHISHCPLVVRRVHQLASIKHVCVLPERRRQGLLYPFSSLEEHLSSQVSQEEFKIFHPSLEELRQAETLFTPSSKHSIDYSTSAVRIDHVPLLKQPEVCFMGRSNVGKSSLIRALFSLVPEVDVRVSKTPGHTKKLNFFTVGKAFTLVDMPGYGHKAPKDFVEMVEPYLQGRHNLARTFLLVDGGAGLQKVDLVAVEMCEEFNLPYVLVVTKIDRTRHGALLALTLQLRDFIKNQTSLCFPQPFLVSSVQFSGIYLLRCFIAHVTGNLQLNAKQS